A window of Candidatus Parvarchaeota archaeon genomic DNA:
GAACGAAGTTCATTTGCCAAGCCCTCCAGTGTAATTTTTATACTCCTCTTCACTCATAAGCGCATCAAACTCGGCAGGGTTGGCTAGCCTGATTTTTGCCATCCAACCTTTTTCCTGCGGCGACTCGTTAAGCCACTGGGGATTGGACTCAAGCTCCTTGTTGATTTCAACAACTTCGCCTGAAACAGGCGAATAGACATCGCTGCTTGCCTTCATGCTGTCAACAACCCCAAGCGACTGGCCTTGCTTTATTGTTGAGCCTGTTTTAGGGAGC
This region includes:
- the gcvH gene encoding glycine cleavage system protein GcvH, whose product is MKFTKEHEWVEIKDGLAIVGITDYAQHSLGDIVSIELPKTGSTIKQGQSLGVVDSMKASSDVYSPVSGEVVEINKELESNPQWLNESPQEKGWMAKIRLANPAEFDALMSEEEYKNYTGGLGK